A single Pan paniscus chromosome 21, NHGRI_mPanPan1-v2.0_pri, whole genome shotgun sequence DNA region contains:
- the LOC100977196 gene encoding large ribosomal subunit protein uL11-like codes for MLPKFDPNEIKVVYLRCTGGEVGATSALAPKIGPLGLSPKKVGDDIAKAMGDWKGLRITVKLTIQNRQAQIEVVPSASAMIIKALKEPPRDRKKQKNIKHSGSITFDEIVNIARQMRHQSLARELSGTTKEILGTAQSVGCNVDGRHPHAIIDDINSGAVECPAS; via the coding sequence ATGCTGCCGAAGTTCGACCCCAACGAGATCAAAGTCGTATACCTGAGGTGCACCGGAGGTGAAGTCGGTGCCACTTCTGCCCTGGCCCCCAAGATCGGCCCCCTgggtctgtctccaaaaaaggttGGTGATGACATTGCCAAGGCAATGGGTGACTGGAAGGGCCTGAGGATTACAGTGAAACTAACCATTCAGAACAGACAGGCCCAGATTGAGGTGgtgccttctgcctctgccatgaTCATCAAAGCCCTCAAGGAACCaccaagagacagaaagaaacagaaaaacattaaacACAGTGGGAGTATCACTTTTGATGAGATCGTCAACATTGCTCGACAGATGCGGCACCAATCCTTAGCCAGAGAACTCTCTGGAACCACTAAAGAGATCCTGGGGACTGCCCAGTCTGTGGGCTGTAATGTTGATGGCCGCCACCCTCATGCCATCATAGATGACATCAACAGTGGTGCTGTAGAATGCCCAGCTAGTTaa